CATCTTCTCTAACTTCTAACCTAATGATATCTTCTGCCCCTACACTTTTATAAGTGTTTATTGCCAGTTCTTGTAAAGCGTAGAACCTAGAATCATTAAAATCAAGGATTTGGAAACTATCCCTTTGGGTATGCTCTGTTTTTTTAGAAGCAAAGCTGCGAACTTTATAAGTTAATGGAAAACCTACGATTGGTAATACATAAGGTTCATTATTACCCATAACCCCAATAGTATATTCTCTACCACTTAAATAAGTTTCAACTAATATTAATATGTTTCCTAATTGAGTAATTAGATTAGTGATTTTTAAGTCTAGCTGTTCAAAATTATGAACGATGGAAGATTCGTCTATACCAATACTATTACCTCCACCTGTAGGTTTTACAAACAATGGAAACTCCATACTCTTTTCAATGTCCCTTAGCTGAGCTAATATATCTCCATCTGGATCGACTACATAATAACTGGGAACTAAAATTTTAGATTCCTTTAACCTTTCATAAGTATAGTCTTTATTACGGCAATATTCCATACACTGTACATCTGAATGGGTAAAGGGGAGATTATGAGTTTTTAATACTTGTCTTATTAATTGTGAGCCTGTTCCATCATAGAGAGTTTCTGGAATATCCAAGTATCCTTCGGCAATAACAAAGGCTAAATCATAGTGATTTTTAGTAATTTCTTCCGTTAATTGTTTAGGGTTCATTAAATTTAAAGGAACTACATCATTACCGCTCTTAAGTA
This genomic interval from Anaerobranca californiensis DSM 14826 contains the following:
- a CDS encoding D-alanine--D-alanine ligase family protein: MKKKILFLFNAVEDSKRVGVYGECASFNAVGTIHNALLKSGNDVVPLNLMNPKQLTEEITKNHYDLAFVIAEGYLDIPETLYDGTGSQLIRQVLKTHNLPFTHSDVQCMEYCRNKDYTYERLKESKILVPSYYVVDPDGDILAQLRDIEKSMEFPLFVKPTGGGNSIGIDESSIVHNFEQLDLKITNLITQLGNILILVETYLSGREYTIGVMGNNEPYVLPIVGFPLTYKVRSFASKKTEHTQRDSFQILDFNDSRFYALQELAINTYKSVGAEDIIRLEVREDANKNLYVIDVNGTPAITQGASLAFMMNYLGLEHHHLICSILYFALQKNNIPVNIELLKIMEEVFHVLAPYKQKLSDSQQAV